Genomic DNA from Limnochordia bacterium:
TGGCATCAACCAAGGCATCAGCCAGCTGCTTAACCTGTTCCGCTGGCCAGCTAATAATCTCAAAAGCTAGTCTTTGGGCTGTCTTGGGGCCAATTCCCGGCAATTTCATTAGTTCATCGATCAAGCGGGCAAGGGGCCGCGCATATGCAACCATCCAGGGTACATCCTCTCAGTTTAAAACATGCCTTCCAGTCCAGGGATATTCATTCCGCCGGTAACAGCCTGCATGGCCTGACTGGACATTTCCTGAGCGCTACGAATTGCTTCATTAACCGCTGCCATCACTAGGTCCTGTAGCATATCAGCGTCTTCCGGATCTATAATATCCTTTGCGATCTCTATGCCAACTATCTCCAGGTTTCCATTTGCGACCACCTTAACGACTCCGCCCCCAGCTGTAGCTTCAACAGTTTTTTGGGCGACTTCCTCCTGTAGTTTTAACATTTGATCCTGCATCTTCTTGACTTCTTTCATCATCTTTCGCATCTGACTCATATTACTCCTCCTTACCTAGTTTCAGGGCTCATCAATCTTTGTTACGGTCCCTTGAAAAAACTTCAGCGCAGCTTCTAGTGCCGGGTCCTTTGCTTCCTGCTTGGCATCCTCAGGCGGCTGAGTTTCCTCCTCCATGAACCGACATTCCACAGCTACTTTCCGTCCAACCACTCGACTAAAGAACCGGTCGATATAATCTTGGTTCTTAGGTTGTTCAAGGCTGGCCTTATGAAATCGTTTATCTGCAGGAAATCCGAGAACTAAAACATCTTGACTTAGGCCAGTTGGCGTAGCCTCTTTGAGAAAGGCTTCGATATCAACACGCCGATCGTCCCTGCATTGTCTAATGGTCTGATCCCAATCTTCTTTAAGTCTGGTGACAGTATCCACATCATTAGAAGACATTGGTTCCACAGGGGGTTCCTCTGGTTTTACCGCATCCTCGTCCTGTGCA
This window encodes:
- a CDS encoding YbaB/EbfC family nucleoid-associated protein, which codes for MSQMRKMMKEVKKMQDQMLKLQEEVAQKTVEATAGGGVVKVVANGNLEIVGIEIAKDIIDPEDADMLQDLVMAAVNEAIRSAQEMSSQAMQAVTGGMNIPGLEGMF